In the Leptospira sp. WS4.C2 genome, one interval contains:
- a CDS encoding TlpA family protein disulfide reductase, whose translation MMTQAFLNLRSSFYLIFILSLLFCKPEGTTSDFYPEPLPTLGGGKEQLDSFKGKVVILDFWATWCEPCAKAVPTINKWKASVSDNDFVFRGINTDTTEPIEKIKKDRERLKMNYPTLLDKDWKMTDFYHVEGIPCLLVFDRSGKIVYRQYGLVESDLSGLVIRSHVWAASELP comes from the coding sequence ATGATGACCCAGGCTTTTTTGAACCTTAGATCCAGCTTTTATCTTATCTTTATCCTATCTCTTCTTTTTTGTAAACCAGAAGGGACAACCAGTGATTTTTATCCCGAACCACTGCCGACCCTCGGGGGAGGGAAGGAACAATTGGATTCTTTTAAAGGCAAAGTAGTGATTCTGGATTTTTGGGCTACTTGGTGTGAACCTTGTGCGAAGGCAGTTCCCACCATCAACAAGTGGAAGGCCTCTGTTTCGGATAACGATTTTGTGTTTCGCGGAATCAATACAGATACAACAGAACCGATAGAAAAAATCAAAAAAGATAGGGAACGATTGAAAATGAATTACCCCACCTTACTTGATAAAGACTGGAAAATGACAGATTTTTATCATGTAGAGGGAATTCCATGCCTCCTCGTCTTTGACAGGTCAGGTAAAATCGTGTATAGGCAGTATGGACTTGTTGAATCGGACCTCTCTGGCCTTGTCATTCGCTCCCATGTATGGGCTGCGTCGGAACTGCCATAA
- a CDS encoding glycosyltransferase family 4 protein, translated as MVKTKRIGLDARPLSTRVSGVGRLIAETLKAFPYKDKYDFFLFSHLPIHEDHKAVIELPNVTWVSGGGFLKWKGGLYYNLYIPLYLLKNRLDLFWGSQQVLPPFLPSALRAVLTYCDLVLYLYPETMRWIAKVQQRLFQRYSVRRSSFILSISKQTSDDLCRKFGYPVDQTGVSYPGVNPQEMTKLLETKLSNRVKDLGTDFLLSVSTIEPRKNYPFLLNVFREYRKLDPHHYRPWVIVGKIGWESPEFIEELLQERALYKDIYILDSVSDSELQHLYKRAGLFAFASKYEGFGIPMVEAIFHGLNCIVSDIPTFHEIGKNGVTYLPYLTKEDAKLWAESIKSFFEHPTPPAVSIQEFTWENAAKITEVVFRKVLEEGE; from the coding sequence ATGGTAAAAACCAAACGAATTGGTTTAGATGCAAGACCCTTGTCCACAAGGGTGTCGGGAGTAGGAAGGCTCATTGCCGAAACCTTAAAAGCATTCCCATATAAAGACAAATATGATTTCTTTTTATTTTCTCATTTGCCCATCCATGAAGACCATAAAGCGGTAATAGAGCTGCCGAATGTAACTTGGGTTTCTGGTGGAGGTTTTTTGAAATGGAAAGGAGGGTTGTATTACAATCTTTACATTCCTCTTTATCTACTAAAAAACAGATTGGATCTCTTTTGGGGTTCCCAGCAAGTATTACCTCCTTTTTTACCAAGTGCTCTTCGTGCGGTTCTTACTTATTGTGATTTGGTTTTATACTTATATCCTGAGACTATGCGTTGGATCGCCAAAGTCCAACAAAGACTTTTCCAAAGATATTCTGTTAGGCGATCTAGCTTTATTCTTTCGATCTCTAAACAAACAAGTGATGATTTGTGTCGTAAGTTTGGATACCCTGTAGACCAAACGGGGGTCTCATACCCGGGTGTGAATCCTCAGGAGATGACAAAACTTTTGGAAACAAAACTTTCGAACCGAGTGAAGGATTTAGGTACCGATTTTCTCTTATCTGTTTCCACCATTGAACCAAGGAAAAACTATCCTTTTTTACTCAATGTCTTTCGTGAGTATCGAAAACTCGATCCTCATCATTACCGCCCTTGGGTAATTGTAGGAAAAATTGGTTGGGAGTCGCCAGAGTTTATAGAAGAATTATTACAAGAGCGTGCTTTGTACAAAGACATCTATATTTTAGATTCTGTTTCCGATTCCGAACTCCAACATCTCTACAAAAGAGCAGGTTTATTTGCCTTCGCTAGTAAATATGAAGGATTTGGAATTCCTATGGTGGAAGCCATATTTCACGGTTTGAATTGTATTGTTTCTGATATTCCTACCTTCCATGAAATTGGAAAGAATGGAGTTACCTACCTTCCTTACCTAACCAAGGAAGATGCAAAACTTTGGGCAGAATCAATCAAAAGTTTCTTTGAACATCCAACACCACCGGCGGTATCGATTCAGGAATTTACTTGGGAAAATGCAGCAAAGATTACTGAAGTAGTTTTTCGCAAAGTTTTAGAGGAAGGAGAATAG